Proteins from a genomic interval of Ensifer canadensis:
- a CDS encoding mannonate dehydratase, with product MKIGLGLYREQLTPDNYRFALQSGATHIVAHLTNYFAGKDPKIDSGDNGGWGDCSTDRLWTYEELSALVQDVRAGGLELAAIENFSPRFWHDVLLDGPERDAQIDALKQLIRDAGRAGVPCIGYNFSLAGVYGWTRGPYARGGAESVGFGVEDLPGAVPDPDAPIPDGMVWNMRYRRGVPGAKPVSVSNAEIWDRLSRFLKDVVPVAEEAGVMLGAHPDDPPAEALRGTARLVNRPEKYDRLMSIVDSPSNGLELCLGSLQEMPGGDIYEHVRRFARSGRIGYIHFRNVKGKMPRYVETFVDEGDIDMAEIVRILRDENYQGVMIPDHTPAMTCAASWHAGKAFALGYMRALVQNAHALGPSRSLVHDLAAE from the coding sequence ATGAAAATCGGCCTTGGCCTCTATCGTGAACAGCTCACGCCCGACAACTACCGCTTCGCGCTCCAGTCCGGCGCGACCCACATCGTCGCGCATCTGACCAACTATTTCGCCGGCAAGGATCCGAAGATCGACAGCGGCGACAACGGCGGATGGGGCGATTGCTCCACCGACCGCCTTTGGACCTATGAGGAGCTGTCGGCTCTGGTTCAGGACGTGCGGGCAGGCGGGCTCGAACTTGCCGCCATCGAGAATTTTTCGCCACGCTTCTGGCACGACGTCCTGCTCGACGGACCGGAGCGCGATGCGCAGATCGACGCGCTGAAGCAACTGATCCGCGATGCCGGGCGCGCGGGCGTTCCCTGCATCGGCTACAATTTCTCGCTCGCCGGCGTTTACGGCTGGACCCGTGGCCCCTATGCCCGCGGCGGTGCTGAATCCGTCGGCTTCGGCGTTGAAGATCTGCCGGGCGCCGTGCCCGACCCGGACGCGCCCATCCCCGACGGCATGGTCTGGAACATGCGGTATCGCCGCGGTGTGCCTGGCGCCAAACCGGTATCGGTCAGCAACGCCGAGATCTGGGATCGCCTCTCGCGTTTTCTGAAGGATGTGGTTCCGGTCGCCGAGGAAGCCGGTGTCATGCTCGGTGCTCATCCCGACGATCCGCCGGCCGAGGCGCTGCGTGGCACGGCGCGCCTCGTCAACCGGCCGGAAAAGTACGATCGGTTGATGTCGATCGTCGATTCCCCGTCGAACGGGCTGGAGTTGTGCCTGGGCTCGCTTCAGGAAATGCCCGGCGGCGATATCTACGAACATGTCCGCCGGTTCGCGCGCTCGGGCCGCATCGGCTACATCCACTTCCGCAATGTGAAGGGCAAGATGCCGCGCTACGTCGAAACCTTCGTCGACGAAGGCGATATCGACATGGCCGAAATCGTGCGCATCCTGCGCGATGAAAACTATCAGGGCGTGATGATCCCCGACCATACGCCGGCAATGACCTGTGCTGCCTCTTGGCATGCAGGCAAGGCCTTTGCGCTTGGGTACATGCGCGCGTTGGTGCAGAATGCCCATGCCCTCGGACCTTCGCGGTCGCTTGTCCACGATCTCGCGGCTGAATAG
- a CDS encoding SMP-30/gluconolactonase/LRE family protein, whose product MVRSVTCVAPVGDKCGEGAVWSASEQALYWSDVNRFLVHRYDEASGSVRFWIFDEPVVAVSLTDEPGRLLLALASKLVWWWPETDRREDHGFRLPGYPRVRLNDGRPDPAGNFWVGSMKNNVLPDGELGETAEGEGILYRIAPDGTVSEWRHGLGISNTLCWSPDGSTFYFGDTLANEIYAFDYAIADCSISNERTFLADFSRGSPDGSAIDSDGYLWNCRFGGGCIARISPEGSVAEIIEMPVTNITTCTFGGADLKTLYVTTASILSKPGERLAGSLYALTVDTPGLAENRFGGAASR is encoded by the coding sequence ATGGTGAGGTCGGTTACCTGTGTTGCCCCGGTCGGCGACAAATGCGGCGAGGGCGCCGTCTGGTCGGCATCCGAGCAGGCGCTCTACTGGAGCGACGTCAATCGATTTCTCGTCCATCGGTATGATGAGGCGAGCGGTTCGGTCCGCTTTTGGATATTCGACGAGCCGGTGGTGGCGGTCTCCCTCACCGACGAGCCAGGGCGGTTGCTTCTGGCGCTAGCCTCAAAACTCGTCTGGTGGTGGCCGGAAACCGACCGGCGCGAGGATCACGGCTTCCGCTTGCCCGGATATCCGCGCGTGCGCCTGAACGACGGTCGTCCCGACCCGGCGGGAAACTTCTGGGTCGGGTCGATGAAGAACAATGTTCTGCCCGACGGCGAGCTTGGCGAGACGGCAGAAGGCGAGGGCATCCTCTACCGCATCGCGCCTGATGGAACGGTGAGCGAGTGGCGGCATGGGCTCGGCATCTCCAACACGCTTTGCTGGAGTCCCGATGGCAGCACCTTCTATTTCGGTGATACGCTCGCCAACGAGATCTACGCCTTCGATTACGCAATAGCGGACTGTTCGATCTCGAACGAACGGACATTCCTTGCTGACTTCTCCCGCGGTTCACCTGACGGCTCGGCGATCGATAGCGATGGCTATCTCTGGAACTGCCGTTTCGGCGGCGGCTGCATCGCGCGCATATCGCCTGAGGGTTCCGTGGCGGAGATCATCGAAATGCCGGTCACCAATATCACGACCTGCACCTTCGGCGGTGCCGACCTGAAGACGCTCTATGTCACGACGGCCAGTATCCTCTCAAAGCCCGGGGAACGGCTCGCCGGCAGCCTTTATGCCCTGACGGTCGACACCCCCGGACTGGCGGAGAACCGTTTTGGCGGGGCGGCATCGAGATGA
- a CDS encoding 3'-5' exonuclease, with the protein MKTIAIDFETANEQRGSACSVGLAWIEDGRVVRIEERLIRPKTMRFSSFNIAIHGIRPEHVEDAGEFPEVMDEFADDFRGATMIAHNAAFDFSVWRSCLDLYRQDYPELSYLCSVKMAKKVWPHLGSHKLNILAGHLGLTFAHHNAAEDAAICAEAAIAIAGSLGVSQVRDIPTMIGMRAGRLFARGYDPCTCRKK; encoded by the coding sequence TTGAAGACCATCGCCATTGATTTCGAAACCGCCAACGAGCAGCGCGGCAGTGCCTGTTCGGTCGGTCTGGCCTGGATCGAGGATGGCCGGGTCGTGCGGATCGAGGAACGGCTCATCCGTCCGAAGACCATGCGCTTCTCCTCCTTCAACATCGCAATCCACGGCATCCGCCCGGAGCATGTGGAGGACGCAGGCGAGTTTCCCGAAGTCATGGACGAATTCGCCGACGACTTTCGCGGCGCCACCATGATCGCCCACAACGCGGCCTTCGACTTCAGCGTCTGGCGCTCCTGTCTCGATCTCTACCGGCAGGATTATCCGGAACTGTCCTATCTCTGCTCGGTGAAGATGGCGAAAAAGGTCTGGCCGCATCTCGGATCGCACAAGTTAAACATCCTGGCCGGTCATCTCGGCTTGACCTTCGCACATCACAACGCTGCCGAGGACGCGGCGATCTGTGCCGAGGCAGCGATTGCGATTGCCGGGTCTCTGGGCGTTTCGCAGGTCCGCGACATTCCGACCATGATCGGCATGCGGGCCGGCCGGTTGTTTGCCAGGGGCTACGACCCTTGCACCTGTCGGAAGAAATGA
- a CDS encoding DUF899 domain-containing protein, with the protein MTTSAEKGGHPAMQTPPVVSPQAWEEARQQLLVKEKAQTRARDALAAERRRMPWMAVEKAYTFDGPEGRASLTDLFAGRRQLIVYRAFFEPGVFGWPDHGCRGCSMVADQVAHVAHLNARDTTLVFVSRAPQADIARLKARMGWDIPWFTITDDFDADFGVAEWHGTNVFYRDGERVFRTYFINNRGDEQMGSTWNYLDITPLGRQEVWEDSPPGYPQTPTYKWWNWNDSYVADAAPDKKWVEVSEAGEAAFRDRQAGN; encoded by the coding sequence ATGACGACATCAGCAGAAAAAGGCGGACACCCGGCCATGCAGACACCACCGGTCGTATCTCCGCAAGCCTGGGAAGAAGCGCGCCAGCAACTGCTGGTGAAGGAGAAAGCCCAGACCCGCGCTCGCGACGCACTGGCCGCCGAGCGTCGGCGAATGCCATGGATGGCCGTTGAAAAGGCTTATACCTTCGACGGTCCTGAGGGCAGAGCCAGCCTGACCGACCTGTTTGCCGGTCGGCGCCAGTTAATCGTCTACCGCGCCTTCTTCGAACCAGGTGTGTTCGGCTGGCCCGATCATGGCTGCAGAGGCTGCTCCATGGTCGCCGACCAGGTGGCCCACGTCGCCCACCTCAACGCCCGCGACACCACGCTCGTCTTCGTTTCGCGCGCGCCGCAGGCTGACATAGCGCGGCTCAAGGCCCGCATGGGCTGGGACATACCGTGGTTCACCATCACCGACGATTTTGATGCCGACTTCGGCGTGGCCGAATGGCACGGTACGAACGTGTTCTACCGCGACGGCGAGCGTGTCTTCCGCACCTACTTCATCAACAATCGCGGTGACGAACAGATGGGAAGCACCTGGAACTACCTCGACATCACACCGTTGGGCCGGCAGGAGGTCTGGGAGGATTCACCTCCAGGCTACCCGCAGACGCCAACCTACAAGTGGTGGAACTGGAACGACAGTTACGTCGCAGATGCCGCGCCCGACAAGAAATGGGTCGAAGTGTCGGAGGCGGGCGAAGCGGCATTCCGCGACCGGCAAGCGGGCAACTAG
- a CDS encoding SDR family NAD(P)-dependent oxidoreductase, translating into MTEFAGKVALVTGTSGIGLASAIRLATAGAKVLACGNDAAANQTFDRIAQERGLAMASRLVDVSVEADVAAAVAAVVSRHGGLDIVVNAAAVHPFGTVLDTSFETWNRCLSVNVGSIYLTGRFAIPEMTKRGGGAIVNISSVQGHSCQQNVAAYVATKGAIHALTRAMALDHADLKVRVNSVSPGSVRTPLLSLAARTYGGEGVSEEEAFARFGAAHPIGRIGEPEEVADLVAYLASDRAGFITGSDFRIDGGLTAGIGVK; encoded by the coding sequence ATGACTGAATTTGCAGGAAAAGTAGCGCTGGTTACCGGAACCTCCGGTATCGGGCTGGCATCGGCCATAAGGCTTGCCACGGCCGGCGCCAAGGTCTTGGCTTGCGGCAACGATGCCGCGGCCAACCAGACGTTCGACCGGATCGCACAGGAGCGTGGCCTGGCAATGGCCTCACGATTGGTCGATGTGTCGGTCGAGGCAGATGTGGCGGCTGCCGTCGCGGCGGTTGTGTCGCGCCATGGTGGTCTTGATATCGTCGTCAACGCCGCCGCCGTTCATCCCTTCGGCACCGTGCTCGACACCAGCTTCGAGACTTGGAACCGGTGCTTGTCCGTCAATGTCGGTTCGATCTACCTGACGGGGCGCTTCGCCATCCCCGAGATGACCAAGCGCGGCGGTGGGGCGATCGTCAACATTTCCTCGGTCCAGGGCCATAGCTGTCAGCAGAATGTCGCCGCCTATGTCGCCACCAAGGGCGCCATCCATGCGCTGACCCGCGCGATGGCGCTCGATCATGCCGACCTCAAGGTGCGGGTGAATTCAGTCAGCCCCGGTTCCGTCCGCACTCCGCTCCTGTCGCTGGCCGCGCGCACCTATGGCGGCGAGGGCGTCAGCGAGGAGGAAGCCTTCGCCCGCTTCGGCGCCGCTCATCCGATCGGCCGCATCGGCGAGCCAGAGGAAGTCGCGGACCTCGTCGCCTATCTCGCATCCGATCGTGCCGGTTTTATCACCGGATCGGACTTCCGCATCGACGGCGGGCTCACCGCCGGCATCGGCGTGAAATAA